Part of the Sinomonas atrocyanea genome is shown below.
GCCCTGGGCCGGCACCGCTCCGCGGCGGGCGGCGAAGTTCAAGGACCCCGCCACGGGCGAGTGGTACTACCTGCAGTACCGGGCGCCGGTCGGCTACGACGCGCCCACGGCCCTGGCCGGCAACAAGGGCGTGCAGATCATCAAGGGCGGCCTCGACGAGAGCGAGTCCCTCCTCATCCCGCCGAGCACCAAGCCGTTCACCGGGGTGTACGCGGCCAACCTCGCCTGGCAGCCTGGCCAGACCTTCACCACCGCCGGCGGCACCCGCGTGAGCATCAACACCGCCGGCGCCGCGTCCGCAACCGTCAGCATCACGGCCAGGGGCGCTCTGCCCGACAACGTGGCGGCGCTGATGGACGCCAAGGCCGCGCAGTTCGGCCTCGGCCCGGGCTTCGGCGGCATCGGCACCCTGCGGGACGGCGGCCTGTACCACATGTACCAGCGCGGAGCCGTGGTCTGGACGCCGTCCGGGGGCGCCCGCGTCTCCACGGGCGCGATCCGCGGCGCCTGGCAGCGGCTCGGGTTCGAGAACGGGTCGCTCGGCTTCCCCACCTCGGACGAGATCGGGGGGCTCAAGGGCGGCGGCGTCTACCAGATGTACGAGCACGGTGCGATCGTCTGGTCGCCCCAGAACGGCGCCTTCGAGTCGAAGGGCGCCATCCGCGGCGCGTGGCAGCGGCTCGGCCTCGAGGACGGGAAGATGGGCTACCCCACCTCCGGCGAGATCGGGGGGCTCAAGGGCGGCGGCGTCTACCAGATGTACGAGCACGGTGCGATCGTCTGGTCGCCCCAGAACGGCGCCTTCGAGTCCATGGGAGCGATCCGCGGCGCGTGGCAGCGGCTCGGCCTCGAGAAGGGCAGGCTCGGGTATCCGACCTCGGGCGAGGTCGGCGGCCTCAGGAACGGCGGCGTCACCCAGTCGTACGAGGGTGGCGCGATCGTCTGGTCGCCGCAGAACGGCGCCTTCGAGTCCACGGGCCCGCTGCGGGATCGGTGGCTGAAGCTGGGCGCGCAGAATGGCGACCTCGGCTATCCCACCTCCGCCGAGATCACCGGCCTGAAGGACGGCGGCACCTCCCAGTCCTATGAGGGCGGCGCCATCGTGTTCTCCCCGGCGACGGGAGCCTTCGAATCGGTGGGCGCCATCCGGGCGGCGTGGGGGAGCCTCGGCTCCCAGGACGGCAAGCTCGGCTACCCCACCTCGGGAGAAGTCGGCGGGCTGGCGGGCGGCGGGGTCACCCAGTCGTTCCAAGGCGGGAGCATCGTGTGGTCGCCGAGGACCGGGGCCCACGAGTCGCTCGGCGCGATCCGCGGGGTCTGGTCGAGCATGGGAGCCCAGGACGGCACCCTCGGCTACCCCACGAGCGGTGAGATCGGCGGCCTCAAGAACGGCGGCGTCTACCAGCAGTACGAGGGCGGCGCCATCATGTGGTCCCCCAAGACCGGAGCGCACGAGTCCATGGGCGCCATCCGGGCCGCCTGGGGAAGCATGGGCTACGAGAGCGGCAAGATGGGCTACCCCACGAGCGGCGAGTACGCGATCAGCGGCGGCGTTGCCCAGAACTTCGAGGGGGGACGCATCGAGTGGAACAGGAGCTCGGGGATCAAGGTGGTCGCTTCGGTGGGTGCTGCCAGCGGAACCGTCACACCGATCCCGACCACGCCCGCCCCGGCCCCCAAGCCCAACCCCTCGCCGGCTCCGCCGCCCGCCGCCAACCCTGAGACCGCCGCCCAGATCCAGGCCATGGTCCGGCAGACCGCCGTGCAGATGGGCGTGGATCCGGCCCTGGCCCTCGCGGTCGCGGAACAGGAGTCCAGCTTCCGCCAGAACGTCACCTCCCCGGTGGGGGCCGTCGGCGTCATGCAGATCATGCCCGCCAACCGGGACTGGCTCGCCGGGATGACGGGACGTCCGAACCTCGATCTGAACAAGACCGCGGACAACATCGCCGGCGGCATCGCGATGCTCCGCTGGCTCAGGGCCGAGGCGAAGAACCTGGACGAGGCCATCG
Proteins encoded:
- a CDS encoding transglycosylase SLT domain-containing protein translates to MRRSPKHRAEPPARPRSDALGAQAAKNARTVASTAASLAVALAPSLLGGAPAHATLAAAVTAGYPQRAAQIAVTIVTLQTKDKSAADAAALDVSAYRNAVASAGSYWSAMSAGRITLRVDKVVTGFKTSASSGDDFAAIMSTVSRELGWNPGSSTVLLLAVPRDDVLVSGSKGNLGAGWTASQTSGRILLPRPSGFTGAVTAHEMGHILGIGHANTLQCGSGTVDAVRSGARFADSACSTRGYGDGTDVMGISHYSQPQLNAYLYEYGGMGRGDEIATLGTPGAAATYTLTPWAGTAPRRAAKFKDPATGEWYYLQYRAPVGYDAPTALAGNKGVQIIKGGLDESESLLIPPSTKPFTGVYAANLAWQPGQTFTTAGGTRVSINTAGAASATVSITARGALPDNVAALMDAKAAQFGLGPGFGGIGTLRDGGLYHMYQRGAVVWTPSGGARVSTGAIRGAWQRLGFENGSLGFPTSDEIGGLKGGGVYQMYEHGAIVWSPQNGAFESKGAIRGAWQRLGLEDGKMGYPTSGEIGGLKGGGVYQMYEHGAIVWSPQNGAFESMGAIRGAWQRLGLEKGRLGYPTSGEVGGLRNGGVTQSYEGGAIVWSPQNGAFESTGPLRDRWLKLGAQNGDLGYPTSAEITGLKDGGTSQSYEGGAIVFSPATGAFESVGAIRAAWGSLGSQDGKLGYPTSGEVGGLAGGGVTQSFQGGSIVWSPRTGAHESLGAIRGVWSSMGAQDGTLGYPTSGEIGGLKNGGVYQQYEGGAIMWSPKTGAHESMGAIRAAWGSMGYESGKMGYPTSGEYAISGGVAQNFEGGRIEWNRSSGIKVVASVGAASGTVTPIPTTPAPAPKPNPSPAPPPAANPETAAQIQAMVRQTAVQMGVDPALALAVAEQESSFRQNVTSPVGAVGVMQIMPANRDWLAGMTGRPNLDLNKTADNIAGGIAMLRWLRAEAKNLDEAIAGYYQGLGSVQSRGMYDDTKAYVAQVKARMATF